The genomic window CTTAAGCTGGACGGCATCTACGGATAATGTCGGTGTAGTAGGTTACAAGGTATACAGGAACGGTGTACAAGTAGGTACTAGTACAGGCACGAGTTACTCTGACACAGGGTGTGTGCCGGCTACTAGTTACACCTATGAGGTATCTGCGTATGATGCAGCATCGAACGAGTCAGCTAAGAGCGCGCCTGCGACGGTAGTCACGCCTGACACTATTGCGCCGAGTGTGCCAACGAATCTCCAGGCGAGCGCTGTTTCTCAGACGCAAATTAACCTAAGCTGGACGGCATCAACGGACAATGTCGGCGTAGTAGGTTACAAGATTTACCGCAATGGTGCGCAGATTGCTACTTCAACCACAACTAGCTACTCTGATACGACTTGCGAATCATACACAACCTATACTTACAGGGTAAGCGCATACGATGGTTCGAATAATGAGTCGGGCCTAAGCAACCAGGCAACGGCAACCACATTGCCTTACACGGACATAATCCTAGACAACAATGTGGCTGTATATGTTGGCACTTGGTTTACAGGTACTTCAGCCACTGATAAGTATGGGTCAGACTACCGGTATGGCACGACGGACACAGTAGAGAGCCGAACAGCCACGTGGACGCCGGACATTGACATCTCCGGTTACTATACGGTTTATGCCTGGTGGCCGCAGGGCAGCAACAGGTCTTCGGCTGCTCCTTACACTATCTACTGGGACGGCGGATCGCAAACAGTTGCAGTTAACCAGAAGACTAACGGCGGCATGTGGAACACCCTTGTTACGAACAAGAGGTTCCTGGCAGGAACAGGGCAGTCCGTCAAATTAAGCAACAACACCGGCGAGGCGTCGCTGAACGTCATGGCAGACGCGGTGCGATTCTTGCTAGTTTCAGACGACCTGACGCCGCCGAGCGTGCCGAGCAATGTGTCAGCCGTTGGGGTCTCTGCTTCGCAGGTCAACGTGAGTTGGACGGCTTCAACAGATAACGTTGGAGTTAGCGGATACAAGGTGTACCGCAATGGGGTTCAGGTGGCGACGACGGCTAGCACTTCCTACTCTGATACAGGGCTTAGTGAGCTAACTACCTACACATATGAGGTGTCGGCTTATGATGCTATGGGGAACGAGTCGGCAAAGAGCGCCCAAGCCACTGGTACTACCCTAGATGGTACTCCGCCTAGTGTTCCGAGCGGTGTAACTGCAACAGCTGTCGGTCCTCAGCGAATTAATCTCACTTGGACGGCTTCGACAGACAATGTGGGAGTAGCAGGCTACAAGGTCTACAGGAATGGTAGCTACATAGGCTATACAGCGAGCACCAGTTACTCTGACGGAGGACTTTCACCGAGCACATCATATACCTACACTATATCGGCATATGACGCTGCTAGCAATGAGTCCTCGCAGAGTAGTGGGGCATCGGCAACGACGCCTGGGTATGCTAATGTTATTGTAGACAACCCTGCATGCACGTTCACAGGAGTCTGGACGATAGCTACCGCATCCACCGATAAGTATGGTTCAGACTATGCCTATGCGAGCACCGCGGTAAGCGAGGGCAAGACAGCGAAGTGGATTCCAAGCATTCCATACAGCGGCAACTACGATACTTATATTTGGTATCCGCAGGGCAGTAATAGAGCTACCAACGCGCCATTTACCCTTTACTGGGATGGTGGTTCGCAGACTGTCGCCTGGAATCAGCAGACAAATGGTGGTGCGTGGAGACTGCTGCTCGGGAATAAGCACTTCGTTGCGGGAACGAGCTGCTACTTGAAGCTCGGCAATGGCACGGGTGCGACTGGTTTTATCGTTGTCGCTGATGGCGCTAGGTTCCAACAAATAAGCGGTGACTAATTGCTAGACTGACCGCTAGTTACGGCACGCGAGTGCCGATTTCCTGACTCAAAGGGGCGGAGGCTATTGTTCTCTGCCCCTTGTTTATTAATAATCGAAAAACTGCATAAGGTTTGCTAATAAGAGTTGACAATTGGGTAGCATTGGATGGTATTATTACCTCACCATTTCTCAACAGAACCGGCATTCTTGCCGCGATTAGATTTGGAGGAAATAATTAAAATGATAGTGCACGTAAAAGACCAGTTAGCAAAGGGCACGTTTCTCACTTATCGGCCTGAAATTAAGGTAATTGATTGCACCATACGCGACGGCGGCTTAATCAATGACCACCAGTTTGACGATAACTTCGTTAAGGCAGTTTACAACACATGCGTCGAAGCCGGCGTTGACGTCATGGAGATTGGCTATAAGGCAGATAAGAAAATATTTGCCCCATCGCAATTTGGTAAATGGAAATACTGTGATGAAGACGACGTCCGCCGAATCGTGGGCGACAATCCTACCAATCTTCTATTAGCCGTAATGGCAGATGCTGAGCGGACAGATTACCATAATGACATCCCGCCTAAGGATAAGAGCGTAATAGATATCATTCGCGTTGCCACATATATCCACCAACTTCCCACAGCGCTTGATATGGTAAAAGATGCAGTTGACAAAGGCTATCGTGCAACCCTGAACCTAATGGCGGTCTCTACGGTCCAAGAACGAGAACTCGAAGAGGCTCTTACCTTGATGGCAGACTCGGGTGCGTGTGCTATCTATATTGTCGACAGCTTTGGTGCATACTATTCGGAGCAAATTCGCGACCTAACTATCCAGTATCTAAGGGCCGTCGAGGGCAAGGGTGTCGAAGTTGGCATCCACGCACACAATAACCAAATGCTTGCTTATGCGAACACAATCGAGGCGCTAATTGTTGGTGCAAACTATCTGGACGCCACCATTAATGGAATGGGCCGCGGCGCAGGTAACTGTCCTCTTGAATTACTAATTGGATTCCTCAAAAACCCAAAATTCCAACTTAGGCCGGTTCTGAAATGTATTCAGGAAGTCTTTCTTCCACTTGAAAAGGAAGGCACGATGGAATGGGGCTATCGAATACCCTACATGATTACCGGACAGTTGAATATTCACCCACGTGCGGCAATAAAAATGCGTGCCGGTAACGACCCCGACGATTATGTATCATTCTATGACCAAATGATAGAGGAGCAGTAAGTTAATACAGAAGCTTAATGATTATTAGCACGGCGTCTGGGGATGCCGCAGATGGCTGATATGGCTGATTCTTACCTGCGCTGACCCTGCGGCCCAAAATAGGGCTGCGTTTGAATTAGCTGTGCTGTGGCATTTCTGTAAGGTTTTTAAAATTCTTTCCGTGGGATTGCAAACATCCCACGGATTTTTTTGATTTATGCGAATTTTTGCAATATTAGGTTCTCCTTTGACTACTTTCTAGATTCGTTTTTTGCTTACAAATGCGTGTAAATATCCAATCGCAAGGGTATAAAAACTTTACATTTGATTGTCACATAAGACCAAGCTTGCTGGAAAGAGCACAAAGCAATGAGGTTGTTCAGCGTACCTGCAGATTTCCAAGAGAGCACAATTGATAAATATCATGAGCTAAATTCGCGCTATGAGAATGCAAAAGTAGAAGAAACCTATGGCCAAATCACCGGTGGACTCCTAACAGGCTCGGGCCGTGGTTCATGTAAACTTCCAAATGCAAACCTCACAAGCTTAGCGCATTATATCTCCTACTCAGCGGACCGCGGGATTGAATTCAACTATACCTTTAATGCTTCTTGCCTTGGAAATATTGAGTTCACGAAATCAGGTTTCGAAAGTGTTAATCATTTTCTAGGGAGCCTATGGGATGCTGGAGTTCGCCGGCTTACCGTTACGCTTCCCCAGCTAATATTGCTAGTCCAAGACTCTGGATATCCGTTCGAAATCAAACTCTCCACCATCTGCCAGGTAAATTCGCCAGACAAGGCTGCTTTTTGGAAAAGACAAGGGATAGACAGGATAGTGATTGACGAGGACATTACCCGCGACTTTCGGCGAATCCGTCAAATCAGCCAAATTGTGGGAGATGGCGTGGAAATAATAGCAAACAGTGCTTGCTTAAAGAATTGCCCTTACAAAATGTTCCATTATAACCATGAGTCACATTTTCCAATAGTAAATCAGGATGAACAGAAATTTTACGAGCGAAGGTGTTTTTTAAACAAAGCCGATGACTGGACAAACCCAATTAGATTAAATTGGATAAGGCCGGAGGACCTTGGATATTACGAGAGTGTTGGTGTTAGGCGTTTCAAAATTCAAGGACGCCAGGCTGTTTTGGAAGGTGACCCTCTTAGGACGG from Armatimonadota bacterium includes these protein-coding regions:
- a CDS encoding U32 family peptidase; translation: MRLFSVPADFQESTIDKYHELNSRYENAKVEETYGQITGGLLTGSGRGSCKLPNANLTSLAHYISYSADRGIEFNYTFNASCLGNIEFTKSGFESVNHFLGSLWDAGVRRLTVTLPQLILLVQDSGYPFEIKLSTICQVNSPDKAAFWKRQGIDRIVIDEDITRDFRRIRQISQIVGDGVEIIANSACLKNCPYKMFHYNHESHFPIVNQDEQKFYERRCFLNKADDWTNPIRLNWIRPEDLGYYESVGVRRFKIQGRQAVLEGDPLRTVEAYMRGSYSGDLFGLINMFMPYIAKNTYQPYVDNSKLEGFIAPFYNDPNHCTGDCDKCGYCEAFAELSIDRASAEEMRMRTLKNMGSYQFFSACRNKVPSQTFARRVMQKARKVIGV
- a CDS encoding aldolase catalytic domain-containing protein, coding for MIVHVKDQLAKGTFLTYRPEIKVIDCTIRDGGLINDHQFDDNFVKAVYNTCVEAGVDVMEIGYKADKKIFAPSQFGKWKYCDEDDVRRIVGDNPTNLLLAVMADAERTDYHNDIPPKDKSVIDIIRVATYIHQLPTALDMVKDAVDKGYRATLNLMAVSTVQERELEEALTLMADSGACAIYIVDSFGAYYSEQIRDLTIQYLRAVEGKGVEVGIHAHNNQMLAYANTIEALIVGANYLDATINGMGRGAGNCPLELLIGFLKNPKFQLRPVLKCIQEVFLPLEKEGTMEWGYRIPYMITGQLNIHPRAAIKMRAGNDPDDYVSFYDQMIEEQ